The following DNA comes from Malania oleifera isolate guangnan ecotype guangnan chromosome 12, ASM2987363v1, whole genome shotgun sequence.
AGCTATGGTCAGATGCCTTCTCTTGCCCATCTAAGGCTGCAGACTAACCATCTGACCGGAAATATACCTCCTGCATTTGGTTCTTTGGCTTCCCTTCAAAGGGTTTCCCTGGCAGATAACATGCTGGAGGGAGCAATACCTTCTAGTTTGGGCAATCTATCGGCTTTGGCAGAGTTATATCTTGATGGCAATCAATTATCTGCCCAAATACCAAATTCAATTGGCCGGCTCTCCCAGCTCATAGCCTTGAGTATGTCTCATAATTTGATTCAAGGAACACTGCCCCAGGAAATATCTTCCCTCCAAAATCTTCAGATACTTGATTTGTCATTCAACCTCTTAAATCTCCTCTCCATCCCTGATTGGCTAATAGGATTGCCATCTCTTTGTAAAGTATACTTGGCGGGAAGCGGAATCCAAGGTGAAATTCCAGAGTTCTTGCGAAAAAGTTCAATACAGGAGCTGGATTTATCAGCCAATCATCTCACAGGAAGCCTGCCGGCATGGCTAGGAAGCCTTACAGGTCTCTATTACTTGAACGTCTCGAGGAATCTACTTGTTTCAGAAATTCCCAATACATTTAGAAACTTGCGGAGCTTGGGTGTGCTCGATCTTCACTTGAATAAGCTAACAGGAACCATCAGTCCAGTTTTTCTAACAGGGAGCCAGTTCCCAGGTGGGTCATTAACATATGTTGATCTTTCTAACAATAACTTCTCTGGAGGGATTGAGCAAATTGGCGCTGGAGAGCAACGTGGGATTCAATATCTCAATCTATCACAGAACACCCTCAAAGGCACATTACCAGCTTCAATAGGGAAATTGGGATCATTACAGAGTTTGGATATCAGTCACAACGAGTTGGGTTCCAAATTGCCGGAGTCTCTGGCGAGCATAAGCTCCATAGAGAAGCTGAAGCTGCAGAAAAACGAGTTTACTGGTGAAATACCACGAGCATTTTTGAAGTTCGAAAAGCTGAAAGAGTTGGATTTGTCAGATAATCTCCTAGAGGGGGAAATTCCTAATGGAGTACCCCTGTATAATTTTCCTGCCAGCTCTTACACAGGAAACAGGGGATTATGTGGGAAGCCTCTTGCTCCCTGTAAAACTTGAAATTTGAATGCAATAActttagtttttaaaattattaaacacATTTTTAATCATTCTTACCTTGATATAGGTTGAATTTCGCTCGGAAATTCCATCCTAGAATCACTTATTTGAGTATCTTGAGTCTGAAAACAGGACTATTGTATCACCAGTAgatttttgtttcaataaaattattcaaatgtcCCTGAATCTATAATGATAATTTTATGTGCATTCTTGtccacaacaacaacaacaataatttcGTATAAACTCTTCATCCTTAGAAAATCACCTCTTGGGTCGGTTGGTGCTCATTAAATTATTCAAATCCACTCTTTATTTCAAGTTCTCCTGGTTCATGCAATGAGCTGCATcaaactggaatggttttctatAAAAAAGTTACAGCATTTTaagcagatttttttttttttaggtttttatGGAAATAATCAAAAACCCCATTGGCTTATAGGGATACAACTTTACCATCCCAAGAAACTTGGAGATCCGAACACTGATTGAAGCGCGGCTGATAGCTCTGCTAGCTAATGCATCATCGCTGGCAGATGACTAGATAAGTAGCTCCCGCGTGCTGCCATGAAATTCTAGCTTCAGCATTAAAAAAGGAAGGATATTTGATGTTGGCAAGTGGCAACCAATTTGGttaccaatgaattcttattAATTGAATTTCATTCTACAAGATgtcttctatatatatacaatagttaaaacaaaagaaaacaattaACTTCATAAAATCAGCAAGGTGCATAATCAGCTCCAGAAAAACAGCTTGCTGTTTTATGGATTCCTGAAAATCAAGGGCTTGTGTCTTTAGTTCCTTCAATACTCCCCTCAAGATGGAGAAGCTATGAGTGGATTCTCATCTTGTTTAGTAAATGATGAACTTGTCTAGAATCAATTTCCTTAGTTAAAATATCAACAACTTGTAGATTTGTAGAAATGTGAAATGGTTTTAACAAACCTTCTTGAATCCTTTCCAAACAATGTGGCAGTCAATCTCAATATGCTTCATTCTTTCATGACAAATAGGATTGGAAGCAATATAAATGGCATCTTCTTGAACAGGTTCGTTAAGAGTTACGTCAAGGTCTTGTAAAAGACTTGAAACCAAACCAATTCTTCACATGTGGTAGAGGCCATTGAGCGATATTCGGCTTCCGCTGATGATCGAGACACTGTTCTTtgcttctttgatttccaagagaCCAAAGCATCTAGCAAAAAAATGTAAAAACCAGTGATTGATCCCCTTGTCTCTAAACATGCTCCCCAATCAGCATCACGGATAGTTGCCAACTGCAGTGGTTTGTGTTAAAATAGGAGCAAAATGAAAGCGCTAGACGGTGTGGGACTTCGTAAAGAAGTCAGCAACTTGGATGGAGGAGGGAACAAAGGGCAAAGTAATAGTCCCTTGCTGAAGGTGGTGTCTGGTGacatgacaatcaatttcaatgtgtttggtccGTTAATGAAACACTGAATTCCTTGCAATCTGGATAACACTTTTATTGTCACAATACAGAGGAGTAGGAGCAAAAAATATAACACCCATATCAGCCAACAACCAACGTAACCACATAATCTCAATCATGGTAGATGCCATCGCACGGTAATTAGTCTCAGTGGAAGAGCGCAAAACAACTGCCCGTTTCTTGCTTTTCTAAGAAATAAGGGAGTCACCTAAAAATATGCAAAAGCCAGTAGTGGACTTTCGATCAGTAGGATCAGTAGCCCAATCCACATCAGAGTAGGCACAAAGCTTCAATGACGAGGATGAAGATAAGAAAAGACTCTGATTGAGAGTCCCTCGAAGATATCGCAAGATGCTCAAAGCTAACCAATGCACAAATGTAGGTGAAGCAACAAACTGACTCACGATGTGGACAGCATAAGCAATAACTGAGTGAGTAATAGTCAGATAGACCAAACTACCAACAATAGTACGATACAAGGTGGGTTAGGTGGGGGAATACCATCAATGGGAGTGTAGTGGGCATTAACCTCGAAAGGAGTATCAACAGTTCGACTATCAATGAAACGAGCGCGGTCAAGAATATATGCAACATACTTCGATTGGGAGAGCAAGTAACCTTT
Coding sequences within:
- the LOC131144617 gene encoding LRR receptor-like serine/threonine-protein kinase FLS2, whose protein sequence is MFILRLRRDKMASQLLWIFLLLAFITGGHCRRIINGEPCNPNDLKGLTDFKNGIHSDTSGRLMKWNGRSCCKWEGISCDNTTGRVTEIRLPGFISANDFPLQTQMEGWLSPSITLLTSLEVIDFSELFGLSGQIPTSIGFHLPKLRKVYLHQNNLSGPVPKSIGKLSQIEEILLDENKLSGSLPSSLGNLKRLTRLLLHSNQLSGPIPDSLTNLTSLVYLDLHSNSISGLIPEKIGKLELLQELDLSNNSLSGKIPSSITNLTAISVIYLNNNYLEGEIPLPSSYGQMPSLAHLRLQTNHLTGNIPPAFGSLASLQRVSLADNMLEGAIPSSLGNLSALAELYLDGNQLSAQIPNSIGRLSQLIALSMSHNLIQGTLPQEISSLQNLQILDLSFNLLNLLSIPDWLIGLPSLCKVYLAGSGIQGEIPEFLRKSSIQELDLSANHLTGSLPAWLGSLTGLYYLNVSRNLLVSEIPNTFRNLRSLGVLDLHLNKLTGTISPVFLTGSQFPGGSLTYVDLSNNNFSGGIEQIGAGEQRGIQYLNLSQNTLKGTLPASIGKLGSLQSLDISHNELGSKLPESLASISSIEKLKLQKNEFTGEIPRAFLKFEKLKELDLSDNLLEGEIPNGVPLYNFPASSYTGNRGLCGKPLAPCKT